One genomic segment of Paenibacillus durus includes these proteins:
- a CDS encoding MFS transporter, whose amino-acid sequence METSYTTNTRAKAKERFPLAILSLTLGAFAIGMTEFVIMGILPNVAEDLHVSIASAGQLITSYALGVAIGAPILAMLTHRLPQKQLLCLLMIFFTLGNGIAAIAPNYAVLMGARLFTALAHGTFFGVGSVIAAGLVKPGRRAAAVSIMMAGLTVANIIGVPIGTFIGQHLGWRASFGAVAVMGVLSLAGILLLVPAIKAEETSSLTRQLRALMQPKLLLVLLTGALGCSSLFTVFTYITPLLEDITGFSESSVALILVLFGVGVTTGNILGGRLADWKLMPVMLGSFAFLAAILAFFAYSVHIPALAVGTIFLWGACAFGVLPGLQIRIMTLAKDAPALASTSNHSALNLGNAFGAFFGGFIITHIGLGALPWFGSLFSFIGLLLAASVYVWDLKGEGR is encoded by the coding sequence TTGGAAACATCATATACCACGAATACCCGAGCCAAAGCCAAGGAGCGCTTTCCGCTTGCGATTCTGTCTTTGACGCTCGGCGCTTTTGCCATTGGAATGACCGAGTTCGTAATTATGGGCATCCTGCCTAATGTAGCCGAGGACCTTCATGTGTCGATCGCTTCGGCAGGGCAGCTGATTACGAGCTATGCTCTGGGCGTTGCCATCGGAGCTCCGATTCTGGCGATGCTGACGCATCGGCTCCCGCAGAAACAGCTGCTCTGTCTGCTGATGATCTTCTTCACTTTGGGCAACGGCATTGCGGCGATTGCGCCGAATTACGCCGTATTGATGGGAGCCAGACTGTTTACCGCTTTGGCCCATGGCACCTTTTTCGGCGTCGGCTCCGTAATAGCGGCAGGACTTGTGAAGCCGGGACGACGCGCGGCGGCGGTTTCGATTATGATGGCCGGTCTCACCGTAGCCAATATTATTGGAGTCCCAATCGGGACGTTTATCGGCCAGCATCTGGGCTGGCGGGCGTCGTTTGGAGCCGTAGCCGTGATGGGCGTACTGTCGCTTGCCGGCATTCTGCTGCTGGTGCCCGCAATCAAGGCGGAGGAGACGTCAAGCCTTACGCGCCAACTGCGCGCGCTGATGCAGCCGAAGCTGCTGCTGGTTCTGCTGACGGGAGCGCTGGGATGCAGCAGTTTGTTCACCGTCTTCACTTATATTACGCCGCTGCTGGAGGACATTACGGGGTTCTCGGAGAGCAGCGTCGCCTTGATTCTTGTGCTGTTCGGCGTCGGCGTGACGACGGGGAATATCCTGGGAGGCAGGCTCGCCGATTGGAAGCTTATGCCCGTAATGCTGGGGAGCTTCGCGTTTCTGGCGGCTATTCTGGCATTTTTCGCGTATTCGGTTCATATTCCGGCGCTCGCGGTTGGTACTATATTTTTGTGGGGAGCCTGCGCTTTCGGAGTCCTGCCCGGTCTTCAGATCCGGATTATGACGCTTGCGAAGGACGCTCCGGCATTGGCATCGACTTCAAATCATTCCGCGCTAAATTTAGGCAATGCTTTTGGCGCCTTTTTCGGAGGATTCATCATCACGCATATTGGTCTAGGGGCTCTGCCTTGGTTCGGTTCGCTGTTTTCCTTTATCGGGCTTCTGCTCGCAGCTTCCGTCTACGTCTGGGACTTGAAAGGCGAAGGGCGCTGA
- a CDS encoding ABC transporter ATP-binding protein, producing the protein MDSILKVSNVSWKRGTQTLLDEVNWSIEKGQNWALMGLNGSGKTTLLNMINGYIWPTEGEIYVLGERFGETDLRELRKSIGWVSSSLQEKLHGSDRTQLVVISGKHASIGLYANAPEEDFERAWALMEKLGCGHLWDREYRTCSQGEKQKLLIARALMAEPKILILDEPCNGLDLFARERLLESIEELTLSENAPSLIYVTHHTEEILPVFSHTLLFRKGRVFDSGTTSHMLNGETLSRFFEVPVTARQSGGRTYIFPGNNRSGKGE; encoded by the coding sequence ATGGACAGCATTTTGAAAGTAAGCAATGTCTCGTGGAAAAGGGGAACGCAGACGCTGCTGGACGAGGTAAACTGGAGCATTGAAAAAGGGCAAAATTGGGCGCTGATGGGACTGAACGGTTCAGGTAAAACGACGCTGCTGAACATGATCAACGGTTATATCTGGCCGACCGAAGGGGAAATTTATGTGCTCGGCGAGCGGTTCGGCGAGACTGATCTGCGGGAACTCCGCAAGTCCATCGGCTGGGTCAGCTCTTCCCTTCAGGAGAAGCTGCACGGATCAGACCGGACGCAGCTAGTCGTCATCAGCGGAAAGCATGCCTCGATCGGACTGTACGCCAATGCGCCAGAAGAGGATTTTGAGCGGGCGTGGGCTTTAATGGAAAAGCTCGGCTGCGGGCATTTGTGGGACCGGGAGTACCGTACCTGTTCACAGGGGGAGAAGCAGAAGCTGCTGATCGCCCGCGCCCTGATGGCCGAGCCGAAAATTCTGATCCTGGATGAACCGTGCAACGGCCTGGATTTATTTGCCCGGGAACGGCTGTTGGAGAGCATTGAAGAGCTGACCCTGAGCGAGAATGCGCCTTCGCTCATTTATGTCACCCATCATACGGAGGAAATTCTGCCCGTCTTCAGCCACACGCTGCTCTTCAGGAAAGGCCGGGTATTTGATTCCGGCACAACGTCTCACATGCTGAACGGAGAGACGCTCAGCCGTTTTTTTGAAGTGCCCGTCACGGCCCGGCAAAGCGGCGGCCGAACCTATATTTTTCCCGGCAATAACAGATCGGGCAAAGGAGAATAA
- a CDS encoding helix-turn-helix domain-containing protein, with amino-acid sequence MKMQVVTENIELCRLEEHYEETPHVHQNWVQLTFAVRGGSSDISRGASGFIPEGEGIIHQPMQEHQIRVDKGNRAIVIKVRPSLWETLRVREADCIAVEQVINPLELNAEFNRWISPLFMTDGDDRCWRSLTEANVLQYLTRNLKRGACPETTHPCLPELSSTGDPYMDRVFEYIHRSYTSPIRIDLLSSMALQSRYHFIRSFKAATGFTPYQYILRLRIQRAKYELEYTEATISAISAGLGFASASQFYRAFVKITGKAPEQYRLER; translated from the coding sequence ATGAAAATGCAAGTTGTGACGGAGAACATCGAGCTGTGCAGATTGGAAGAACATTACGAAGAAACTCCCCATGTTCATCAGAACTGGGTACAGCTGACCTTTGCCGTCCGCGGCGGCTCCTCCGACATTAGCCGTGGCGCATCCGGGTTCATTCCGGAGGGAGAAGGAATCATCCATCAACCGATGCAGGAGCATCAAATCCGGGTGGATAAAGGAAACCGCGCAATCGTGATCAAAGTACGCCCTTCGCTGTGGGAGACTTTGCGGGTTAGAGAAGCCGATTGTATCGCTGTGGAGCAGGTCATCAACCCCCTGGAACTAAACGCGGAGTTCAATCGCTGGATTTCCCCGCTATTTATGACTGATGGGGATGATCGATGCTGGCGGAGTCTTACGGAGGCCAATGTGCTGCAATATCTTACACGCAATCTGAAAAGAGGGGCCTGTCCGGAAACGACTCACCCGTGTCTTCCTGAACTTTCCAGTACGGGAGATCCATACATGGATCGCGTATTTGAATACATACACCGCTCTTATACATCACCTATTCGCATTGATTTATTGTCGTCAATGGCTCTCCAGAGCCGATATCATTTTATCCGTTCCTTCAAAGCGGCGACCGGATTCACGCCTTATCAGTACATTCTTCGTTTGCGGATCCAGCGCGCCAAGTATGAGCTCGAATATACCGAAGCTACGATTTCCGCGATCAGCGCGGGCCTCGGCTTTGCTTCAGCCAGCCAATTTTATCGCGCATTTGTCAAAATCACCGGCAAGGCTCCGGAACAATACCGCCTGGAACGATAG
- the thiD gene encoding bifunctional hydroxymethylpyrimidine kinase/phosphomethylpyrimidine kinase, whose amino-acid sequence MSRIVKTLTIAGSDSSGGAGIQADLKTFQEYGTYGFSALTTIVTMDPDNGWHHHVYPVSAELVAEQLKTVFAGGPVDALKTGMLGSVEIVQVAEQAIKNNHQGNVVIDPVMVCKGEDEVLSPESAEAIRELLLPLATVITPNLFEAGVLSDIGKISTLDEMKEAAAVIHRQGAQTVVIKGGKALGGDKAVDLFYNGDEYTVFETDKIEPAHNHGAGCTFAAAITAGLATGLSAREAVAKAKDFVTAAIRAGYAFNKYVGPVFHGGYRLNR is encoded by the coding sequence TTGAGCAGAATAGTGAAGACATTGACCATTGCCGGGAGCGATTCGAGCGGCGGCGCGGGAATCCAAGCGGATCTGAAGACCTTTCAGGAATATGGAACCTATGGTTTCAGCGCGTTGACAACGATCGTAACGATGGACCCGGATAACGGCTGGCATCATCATGTGTATCCCGTCAGCGCCGAACTGGTCGCGGAGCAACTCAAGACGGTCTTCGCCGGGGGACCGGTAGACGCCCTGAAGACGGGCATGCTCGGCAGCGTGGAGATTGTCCAGGTGGCGGAACAGGCAATAAAGAACAACCATCAGGGCAATGTGGTTATTGATCCTGTCATGGTCTGCAAAGGCGAGGACGAGGTGCTGAGTCCCGAGAGCGCCGAGGCGATCCGTGAGCTGCTGCTGCCGCTCGCTACGGTCATTACGCCGAACCTGTTCGAGGCGGGTGTGCTGTCCGACATAGGCAAGATCTCAACGCTGGACGAAATGAAAGAGGCCGCCGCGGTTATTCATCGACAGGGAGCGCAGACGGTTGTTATCAAGGGCGGTAAAGCGCTTGGCGGAGACAAGGCGGTGGACCTGTTCTATAACGGAGACGAGTATACGGTATTCGAGACGGATAAAATCGAGCCGGCGCACAATCACGGTGCGGGCTGCACCTTCGCCGCTGCGATTACGGCAGGTCTCGCAACCGGCTTGAGCGCACGTGAAGCCGTCGCCAAGGCGAAGGACTTCGTTACGGCGGCGATCCGCGCAGGCTACGCTTTCAACAAGTATGTCGGCCCCGTGTTTCACGGGGGTTACCGTTTGAACCGGTAA
- a CDS encoding IMP dehydrogenase, whose amino-acid sequence MAYYYPEPSRTFSEFLLIPNLTTKDCTPANVDLKTPITKFKKGEQPDISLNIPFSSAVMQSVSDDQMGIALARCGGISFIFGSQSPEDQAAMVRKVKEYKSGFVVSRSNLTPDHTLKDVLELKAETGHSTIAITNDGSPTGKLLGIVTGRDYRISRDPLDKPVSEFMTPFSSLIVGKSGINLPEANDMIWEHKLNCLPIVDGEQRLESLVFRKDYDAHKENPLALMDSNKSYIVGAGINTKDYEERVPLLVEAGADILVIDASDGYTEWQRDTIAYVKENFNVKIGAGNVVDKEGFLYLVESGADFVKVGIGGGSICITREQKGIGRGQASSLIEVAEAREQYYKETGIYVPICSDGGIVHDYHITLSLAMGADFVMMGRYFARFDESPTKKLKVGNNFVKEFWGEGSNRARNWQRYDTGGKSGLVFEEGVDSYVPYAGSLKENLDKTISKIKSTMSNCGAKSIDELQQNARITLVSATSLVEGGAHDVIMKETSFSGE is encoded by the coding sequence GTGGCCTACTATTACCCGGAACCTTCCCGGACGTTCAGCGAATTTCTGTTGATCCCAAACTTGACGACTAAGGATTGTACACCTGCAAATGTGGACCTCAAAACACCGATTACCAAATTTAAAAAGGGCGAGCAGCCGGACATTTCCTTGAATATCCCGTTCTCGTCGGCGGTGATGCAGTCCGTCTCCGATGATCAAATGGGGATTGCACTAGCCCGCTGCGGAGGCATTTCGTTCATTTTCGGTTCCCAATCCCCGGAAGACCAGGCGGCCATGGTCCGTAAGGTAAAGGAGTACAAATCCGGGTTTGTCGTGAGCCGCTCGAACTTGACCCCGGATCATACCTTGAAAGATGTGCTTGAACTGAAAGCGGAGACGGGACATTCCACAATCGCCATTACCAATGACGGTTCGCCGACAGGCAAGCTGCTGGGAATCGTAACCGGCCGGGATTACAGAATCAGCCGTGATCCGCTGGACAAACCGGTAAGTGAATTCATGACGCCGTTCTCTTCCCTGATTGTCGGAAAGTCCGGAATCAACCTTCCCGAAGCCAATGACATGATCTGGGAGCACAAGCTGAACTGTCTGCCGATCGTGGACGGAGAGCAGCGGCTGGAAAGTCTAGTATTCCGTAAAGATTACGACGCTCATAAAGAAAACCCGCTGGCGCTGATGGACAGCAATAAGAGCTATATCGTCGGGGCCGGCATCAACACGAAGGACTATGAAGAGCGGGTGCCGCTCCTCGTAGAAGCGGGCGCCGATATCCTGGTGATTGACGCGTCGGACGGGTATACGGAGTGGCAGCGTGACACCATCGCTTACGTCAAAGAGAATTTCAATGTCAAGATCGGAGCAGGGAACGTTGTAGACAAGGAAGGCTTTCTGTATCTTGTCGAATCAGGCGCCGACTTTGTGAAGGTAGGCATCGGCGGCGGATCGATCTGTATCACCCGGGAGCAAAAGGGAATCGGCAGAGGACAGGCGTCGTCGCTTATCGAGGTTGCGGAGGCAAGGGAGCAGTATTATAAAGAAACAGGAATTTACGTGCCAATCTGCTCGGACGGGGGGATTGTTCACGATTACCATATCACGCTTTCGCTCGCGATGGGCGCCGACTTCGTCATGATGGGCCGGTATTTCGCCCGGTTCGACGAGAGTCCGACCAAGAAGCTGAAAGTTGGAAACAACTTTGTCAAAGAGTTCTGGGGGGAAGGCTCCAACCGGGCGCGGAACTGGCAAAGATATGATACCGGCGGAAAGTCGGGGCTGGTCTTTGAAGAAGGCGTTGATTCGTACGTGCCTTACGCGGGAAGTCTCAAAGAGAATCTGGACAAGACGATCAGCAAGATCAAGTCGACGATGTCTAACTGCGGCGCGAAATCAATCGATGAATTGCAGCAAAACGCCAGAATCACTCTTGTTTCTGCAACCAGTCTCGTCGAGGGCGGCGCGCATGATGTTATCATGAAAGAAACCAGCTTTTCGGGAGAGTAA
- the larB gene encoding nickel pincer cofactor biosynthesis protein LarB: protein MDNEALRKLLTSVQNGEIKVEEALEDLKELPFKDLGFALIDNHREVRTGAPEVIYCAGKTVEQVRQIVEYMLTRDNNILGTRASAEMYEAVKAICPEAEYNPIGRTITVRRRPVELTDSYIAIVSAGTSDLPVVEEAVETALILGNRVEKITDVGVAGIHRLFDRLSVIRGAKVVVVVAGMEGALASVMGGLTDKPVIAVPTSIGYGANFGGLSALLSMLNSCASGVSVVNIDNGYGGAYCASMINKLAGS, encoded by the coding sequence ATGGATAATGAAGCGCTTCGGAAGCTGCTCACCTCCGTGCAAAATGGCGAGATCAAAGTGGAAGAAGCCCTGGAAGATCTTAAGGAGCTGCCTTTCAAAGACCTCGGGTTCGCGCTGATTGACAATCACCGGGAAGTGAGAACCGGTGCTCCGGAGGTCATCTATTGCGCCGGGAAGACGGTGGAACAGGTACGGCAAATCGTCGAATACATGCTCACGAGAGACAACAACATTCTGGGCACCCGGGCAAGCGCCGAGATGTATGAAGCGGTAAAGGCCATCTGTCCCGAAGCGGAGTACAATCCGATCGGGCGGACGATCACCGTCCGCCGCAGACCGGTGGAGCTGACCGACAGTTACATCGCGATTGTCTCGGCTGGAACCTCCGACCTTCCGGTTGTCGAGGAAGCCGTCGAAACGGCCCTCATCCTTGGGAACCGTGTAGAGAAGATCACCGACGTAGGGGTTGCCGGGATTCACCGGCTGTTCGACAGGCTCAGCGTGATTCGGGGAGCCAAGGTCGTCGTGGTTGTCGCCGGGATGGAAGGCGCACTGGCCAGCGTCATGGGCGGCCTCACCGACAAACCCGTCATCGCCGTCCCGACGAGCATCGGCTACGGGGCCAATTTCGGCGGGCTGTCGGCGCTGCTGTCCATGTTGAACAGCTGTGCCAGCGGAGTCAGCGTGGTCAACATCGACAACGGCTACGGCGGCGCGTACTGCGCCAGCATGATCAACAAGCTTGCCGGCTCATGA
- the larE gene encoding ATP-dependent sacrificial sulfur transferase LarE gives MNRNPKYEALLDYLKQLDRVVLAFSGGVDSTFLLRAAKEALGDRLKAVTILSPYIPKWEIEEAKELVRELGVDYEIIEAPLIDEIRYNPDNRCYLCKTAVFSMIKELAGKGGYRYVIDGTNFDDIHDYRPGLKALAELGVKSPLLDCKLTKAEIRSLSRELGLPTWDKPPYACLLTRIPYDSELRIEDFEKIERAEKYLMDLGFRAIRVRCHDDLARIEVGRSDRSRLFDEELMDRISEKLKEFGFRYVSLDLAGYRTGSLNAAIGVTG, from the coding sequence ATGAATCGCAACCCGAAATATGAGGCCCTTCTCGATTATTTGAAGCAGCTTGACCGGGTGGTGCTTGCTTTCTCCGGCGGGGTGGACAGCACCTTCCTGCTGCGCGCGGCCAAGGAAGCGCTAGGCGACCGGCTGAAGGCCGTCACGATTCTTTCCCCTTACATTCCCAAATGGGAAATCGAAGAGGCCAAGGAGCTTGTACGGGAGCTCGGCGTCGATTACGAGATTATCGAGGCGCCCTTAATTGACGAAATCAGATATAACCCTGATAACCGCTGCTACCTGTGCAAAACCGCAGTGTTCAGCATGATCAAGGAACTGGCCGGGAAGGGCGGGTACCGCTATGTTATCGACGGCACTAACTTTGACGACATCCATGACTACCGGCCGGGGCTGAAGGCGCTCGCCGAGCTGGGAGTCAAGAGCCCGCTGCTCGACTGTAAGCTGACCAAGGCGGAGATCCGCAGCCTGTCCCGGGAGCTGGGGCTGCCCACCTGGGATAAGCCGCCGTATGCCTGCCTGTTAACGCGTATCCCGTATGACAGCGAACTGCGCATTGAGGATTTCGAGAAGATCGAACGGGCGGAAAAATATTTGATGGACCTTGGCTTCCGCGCCATCCGGGTCCGCTGTCACGACGATTTGGCCCGCATCGAGGTGGGCCGGAGCGACCGCAGCAGGCTGTTCGACGAGGAGCTTATGGACCGGATCTCGGAAAAGCTGAAGGAATTCGGCTTCCGCTATGTCTCCCTTGACCTGGCGGGTTACCGGACGGGCAGCCTGAACGCCGCCATCGGCGTCACGGGGTGA
- the larC gene encoding nickel pincer cofactor biosynthesis protein LarC encodes MNILYYDCFAGISGDMNLGALLDAGVDPDYFLREIAKLNLNGEFEVTIAKALKKGISGIKVDVRLTGDHHGPHQGSGHAHEHEHNHGHEHEHGHEHSHGHEHEHVHVHEHAHGGHEHNHVHGHEHVHEQNHAHEHPQFQGHNHHEQGHTHRHEHSHDHPHGHHHRNIGDIERIIGASSLPDRVKELSMKIFMQVALAEAKVHGKPLEEVHFHEVGAVDSIVDIVGAAICLDYLQVDKILASPVQVGGGFVRCAHGLIPVPAPATVEILKGIPLKAGLVPFETTTPTGAAILAAVVDEFTDKPDFVMEAVGYGLGNRDLEIPNVLRVYLGRMEDKKESAAAGPILLETNIDDMNPELYSYVEEQLFAHGASDVFKTPIIMKKGRPAVKLSVLVGPKREKDVLEVIFKETTSLGVRKFPVGKAMLERSFVKHSTRYGEVTIKNSYYEGKLVKYKPEYEDCKRLALANGVPISKIYREIYTSYEVNLDESQPEI; translated from the coding sequence GTGAACATTCTCTATTACGATTGTTTTGCGGGCATCAGCGGAGATATGAACCTGGGCGCGCTTCTTGATGCCGGGGTCGATCCCGATTACTTCCTTCGGGAGATCGCCAAGCTGAACCTGAACGGCGAATTTGAAGTTACTATCGCCAAGGCGCTCAAAAAAGGAATCAGCGGCATTAAAGTGGATGTTCGGCTGACGGGGGATCATCATGGTCCGCACCAAGGGTCTGGACATGCGCACGAACACGAACATAACCATGGGCACGAGCATGAACATGGACACGAACATAGCCATGGGCACGAGCATGAACATGTTCACGTACACGAGCATGCACATGGAGGACACGAACATAACCATGTGCACGGACATGAGCATGTACACGAGCAGAATCACGCCCATGAGCATCCTCAATTCCAGGGGCACAATCATCATGAGCAAGGCCATACCCATAGGCATGAACATAGCCACGATCACCCTCACGGCCATCATCACCGCAATATCGGGGATATTGAGCGGATCATCGGGGCCAGTTCGCTGCCTGACCGGGTAAAGGAGCTCAGCATGAAAATCTTCATGCAGGTTGCCCTCGCGGAAGCAAAGGTTCACGGCAAGCCGCTGGAGGAGGTCCATTTTCATGAGGTGGGTGCGGTAGATTCCATTGTGGATATCGTTGGAGCCGCCATCTGCCTCGACTATCTTCAAGTGGATAAAATCCTGGCCTCTCCGGTTCAGGTGGGCGGCGGCTTTGTCCGCTGCGCTCACGGGCTGATTCCGGTGCCTGCGCCGGCGACCGTCGAGATTCTGAAAGGCATTCCGTTGAAGGCCGGTCTCGTTCCGTTCGAGACGACGACGCCTACGGGAGCTGCGATTCTGGCCGCGGTGGTGGATGAGTTTACCGACAAGCCCGATTTTGTGATGGAGGCGGTCGGTTATGGACTCGGCAACCGGGATCTGGAGATCCCTAACGTGCTGAGGGTCTACCTGGGCCGGATGGAGGATAAGAAGGAAAGCGCCGCAGCCGGACCGATTCTGCTGGAAACGAACATCGACGATATGAACCCCGAGTTGTACAGCTACGTGGAGGAGCAGCTTTTTGCCCATGGCGCTTCCGATGTATTCAAGACTCCGATCATCATGAAAAAGGGCCGCCCCGCCGTTAAGCTGAGCGTGCTTGTCGGTCCGAAGCGGGAGAAGGACGTGCTGGAGGTTATTTTCAAGGAGACGACATCCCTTGGCGTACGCAAATTCCCGGTCGGCAAAGCCATGCTGGAGCGCAGCTTCGTTAAGCACAGCACCCGGTACGGCGAGGTAACGATCAAGAACTCCTATTATGAAGGAAAGCTTGTCAAATATAAGCCCGAATACGAAGACTGTAAAAGGCTGGCGCTGGCAAACGGCGTGCCGATCTCGAAGATTTACCGCGAAATTTATACCAGTTATGAGGTGAATTTGGATGAATCGCAACCCGAAATATGA
- a CDS encoding aldo/keto reductase has product MLYRKYGKTNEMVSVLGFGCMRLPVIDGNARNINDDKAIAMLRYGIDNGINYVDTAYPYHGDGMGGPGESEPFVARALKNGYRDKVNIATKLPSWLIQTREDMDRYLNEQLERLETDHIDFYLVHALNAGTWKTVKELGIGEFLDSAVKDGRIRYPGFSFHDELPVFKEIVDAYDWTFCQVQYNYLDEYFQAGIEGLEYAAAKGIGIAVMEPLRGGRLVRDIPDGVQAAFDKADIKRTPAEWALRWVWNNPDVAVTLSGMSTMEQVEENLKIANEAYSGSLSKKELDVVNEARNVFRQTRVSCTGCAYCMPCPAGVNIPGNFTYVNEYYLLDNDFQKKMLKETYNARISEKERASQCVECGTCEEHCPQNLPIIEELKHVAEVFA; this is encoded by the coding sequence ATGTTGTACCGCAAATATGGCAAGACAAACGAGATGGTCTCCGTTCTGGGCTTTGGATGCATGCGGCTTCCCGTAATTGACGGCAACGCCCGCAATATCAACGATGACAAAGCGATCGCGATGCTGCGTTACGGGATCGACAACGGGATCAATTACGTGGACACCGCTTATCCATATCATGGAGACGGCATGGGGGGACCTGGGGAGAGTGAACCTTTCGTCGCCCGGGCGCTTAAGAATGGATACCGCGACAAAGTGAATATCGCCACCAAGCTGCCCAGTTGGCTGATTCAGACCCGGGAGGATATGGACCGCTATCTGAACGAACAACTGGAGCGTCTGGAAACCGACCACATCGACTTCTATCTGGTGCATGCGCTCAACGCCGGAACCTGGAAGACGGTTAAAGAACTCGGCATCGGAGAGTTCCTCGATTCGGCCGTGAAAGACGGACGAATCCGTTACCCCGGATTCTCGTTCCACGACGAACTGCCGGTGTTCAAAGAAATTGTCGATGCCTATGACTGGACCTTCTGTCAGGTGCAGTACAATTATCTGGACGAATACTTCCAAGCCGGAATCGAAGGTCTGGAATACGCTGCGGCCAAAGGCATCGGCATCGCCGTCATGGAACCGCTGCGGGGCGGCAGGCTGGTTCGCGACATTCCGGACGGCGTGCAGGCTGCCTTCGATAAGGCCGATATCAAGCGGACGCCCGCCGAATGGGCGCTGCGGTGGGTGTGGAACAACCCTGACGTGGCGGTCACCTTAAGCGGCATGAGTACCATGGAGCAGGTAGAGGAAAACCTGAAGATTGCAAACGAAGCGTATTCCGGTTCTTTAAGCAAGAAGGAGCTGGATGTTGTGAATGAAGCGCGGAACGTTTTCCGCCAGACGCGAGTCAGCTGCACCGGCTGCGCCTACTGCATGCCTTGTCCGGCCGGAGTGAACATTCCGGGCAATTTCACCTATGTGAACGAGTATTATTTACTCGATAACGACTTCCAGAAGAAGATGTTGAAGGAAACCTATAATGCCCGGATTTCCGAGAAAGAACGGGCATCCCAATGTGTTGAATGCGGCACCTGCGAGGAGCATTGCCCGCAGAACCTGCCTATCATCGAAGAGCTTAAGCATGTAGCGGAGGTGTTCGCTTAA